Proteins encoded together in one Streptomyces sp. B1I3 window:
- a CDS encoding nitroreductase family deazaflavin-dependent oxidoreductase, which yields MPIEGEYEPSPTPWVREQVELIESSGGTQGTTLRGLPVILLTTRGARSGKLRKTPLMRVEHEGEYAVVASLGGAPKHPVWYHNVLADPHVELRDGTVRQDMVAREVTGEEKAVWWGRAVEAFPDYADYQAKTDREIPVFVLTPAPGR from the coding sequence ATGCCGATCGAGGGCGAGTACGAGCCGAGCCCGACACCATGGGTCCGCGAGCAGGTCGAGCTCATCGAGAGCTCCGGCGGCACCCAGGGGACGACACTGCGGGGTCTGCCCGTCATCCTCCTGACCACGCGCGGTGCCAGGAGCGGCAAGCTCCGCAAGACCCCCCTCATGCGGGTCGAGCACGAGGGCGAGTACGCCGTGGTCGCCTCCCTCGGCGGCGCCCCCAAGCACCCCGTCTGGTACCACAACGTGCTGGCCGACCCCCACGTGGAACTGCGGGACGGCACCGTACGCCAGGACATGGTCGCCCGTGAGGTCACCGGGGAGGAGAAGGCCGTGTGGTGGGGCCGTGCCGTCGAGGCGTTCCCCGACTACGCCGACTACCAGGCCAAGACCGACCGGGAGATCCCGGTGTTCGTCCTCACCCCCGCACCGGGCCGGTAG